Proteins from a single region of Streptomyces vinaceus:
- a CDS encoding ROK family transcriptional regulator: MQTPGSQSSLHRANLERVVRAVRLAGSLTQAEIARSTGLSAATVSNIVRELKDGGTVEVTDTSAGGRRARSVSLSGDAGIVIGVDFGHTHLRVAVGNLAHQVLAEKSAPLDVDASWADGFDRAEALVGELIAGIGVGLEKVIGVGLGVPGPIDVESGTLGSTAILPGWAGINPRQELSQRLGVPVYVDNDANLGALGELVWGSGRGVKDLAYIKVASGVGAGLVINGQIYRGPGGTAGEIGHITLDESGPVCRCGNRGCLETFAAARYVLPLLQSTHGPELTMERVVELAREGDPGCRRVIADVGRHVGSGVANLCNVLNPSRVVLGGSLAEAGELILAPIRESVGRYAIPSAARQLSVLTGSLGGRAEVLGALALVLSEMGDSTLLAGSPTLKLLPSVR; the protein is encoded by the coding sequence GTGCAGACTCCCGGATCGCAGTCTTCGCTGCACCGCGCGAATCTCGAACGGGTCGTGCGGGCGGTGCGGCTCGCGGGTTCGCTGACCCAGGCGGAGATCGCCCGGTCCACCGGACTGTCGGCGGCCACGGTCTCCAACATCGTCCGCGAGCTCAAGGACGGTGGGACCGTCGAGGTCACGGACACCTCGGCGGGCGGCCGCCGCGCGCGCAGCGTCTCGCTCAGCGGTGACGCGGGCATCGTGATCGGCGTGGACTTCGGCCACACCCACCTGCGGGTGGCCGTCGGCAACCTCGCCCACCAGGTCCTGGCCGAGAAATCGGCCCCGCTGGACGTGGACGCCTCCTGGGCGGACGGCTTCGACCGGGCGGAAGCCCTGGTCGGGGAGTTGATCGCGGGCATCGGGGTGGGCCTGGAGAAGGTCATCGGCGTCGGGCTGGGCGTCCCGGGCCCCATCGACGTGGAATCCGGCACCCTGGGCTCCACGGCGATCCTGCCGGGCTGGGCCGGGATCAACCCGCGCCAGGAGCTCTCGCAGCGCCTCGGCGTGCCCGTGTACGTGGACAACGACGCCAACCTCGGAGCGCTCGGGGAGCTGGTGTGGGGGAGCGGCCGGGGGGTCAAGGACCTCGCGTACATCAAGGTCGCGAGCGGCGTCGGCGCGGGGCTGGTGATCAACGGGCAGATCTACCGGGGTCCCGGCGGCACCGCCGGCGAGATCGGGCACATCACCCTGGACGAGTCCGGCCCGGTGTGCCGCTGCGGCAACCGCGGCTGCCTGGAGACCTTCGCCGCGGCCCGGTACGTACTGCCGCTGCTGCAGAGCACGCACGGGCCCGAACTCACCATGGAGCGCGTGGTCGAACTGGCCCGTGAGGGTGATCCGGGCTGCCGTCGCGTGATCGCGGACGTGGGCCGCCATGTGGGTAGTGGTGTCGCGAACCTGTGCAACGTGCTCAACCCGAGCCGGGTGGTCCTCGGCGGTTCGCTGGCGGAGGCCGGTGAACTGATCCTGGCCCCCATACGTGAATCCGTGGGGAGGTACGCGATCCCCAGCGCGGCACGCCAACTCTCCGTGCTCACCGGATCGTTGGGCGGCCGGGCCGAGGTGCTGGGGGCGCTGGCCCTGGTGCTGAGCGAGATGGGCGATTCGACCCTTTTGGCCGGTTCGCCGACCCTCAAGCTCTTGCCTTCAGTTAGATAA
- a CDS encoding carbohydrate ABC transporter permease — MTAESTVIKAPGEASAERSGTGGRPGQGAKSGSDGMVLNVFSHGFLAVWAILIVLPLIWLALGSFKTDAQIGGSALSWPSNWHFDAFSRAWDKGIGDYFAHTLIVMVFSVPLTMLLGSMAAYVLARYPFPGNRLFYYFFVSGAMFPVFLALVPLFFMVKRLDMLNTYQGLILVYVAYSMPFTVFFMHSFFRTLPTAVYEAAVIDGASDTRIFFQVMLPMAKPGLISVGIFNVLGQWNQYILPSVLMQPQTGSDPERYMLTQGLIQLQYQMGYETDLPVLFAGVTIAMIPMLVVYLSFQRQIQAGLTSATLK, encoded by the coding sequence ATGACCGCAGAGTCCACAGTGATCAAGGCGCCGGGCGAGGCCTCGGCCGAGCGCTCCGGAACCGGCGGCCGCCCCGGGCAGGGCGCGAAGAGCGGCTCCGACGGCATGGTGCTGAACGTCTTCTCCCACGGGTTCCTCGCCGTCTGGGCGATACTGATCGTCCTGCCCCTGATCTGGCTGGCGCTCGGCTCGTTCAAGACCGACGCCCAGATCGGCGGCTCGGCCCTCAGCTGGCCCTCCAACTGGCACTTCGACGCCTTCTCCCGGGCCTGGGACAAGGGCATCGGCGACTACTTCGCCCACACGCTGATCGTGATGGTGTTCTCGGTCCCGCTGACCATGCTGCTCGGCTCGATGGCGGCGTACGTGCTGGCCCGCTACCCGTTCCCGGGGAACCGGCTCTTCTACTACTTCTTCGTCAGCGGGGCCATGTTCCCCGTGTTCCTGGCGCTCGTCCCGCTGTTCTTCATGGTCAAGCGCCTGGACATGCTCAACACGTACCAGGGCCTGATCCTGGTGTACGTGGCCTACTCGATGCCCTTCACCGTCTTCTTCATGCACTCCTTCTTCCGCACGCTGCCGACGGCCGTGTACGAGGCGGCGGTGATCGACGGGGCCTCCGACACCCGGATCTTCTTCCAGGTGATGCTGCCGATGGCCAAGCCCGGCCTGATCAGCGTCGGGATATTCAATGTCCTGGGGCAGTGGAACCAGTACATCCTGCCGTCGGTGCTGATGCAGCCGCAGACCGGATCGGACCCCGAGCGCTACATGCTCACCCAGGGCCTGATCCAGCTGCAGTACCAGATGGGGTACGAGACGGACCTGCCGGTGCTGTTCGCCGGCGTGACCATCGCGATGATCCCGATGCTGGTGGTCTACCTGTCCTTCCAGCGGCAGATCCAGGCCGGCCTGACCTCGGCCACCCTCAAGTAG
- a CDS encoding MgtC/SapB family protein, producing the protein MLLSEWEMAGHLAAALGFGAAIGLERQWRARMAGLRTNALVAGGAALFVLLSQYGFIGAVSEVQYDGSRVAAQIVSGIGFLGAGVIMRDGLSVRGLNTAATLWCSAAVGCLAGTGMFVLAAFGTAGVVGANLLLRPLGRRLDREPRGGAEVATDFHFEAVCLEAEEAHIRHRLVDALGRPGYTLRSIRSQDGPGAGLVTVAALLTAEGAVGGRMLEEAVSNLSLDPSVSAVSWSVVPDPSACAT; encoded by the coding sequence ATGCTGCTCAGCGAATGGGAGATGGCCGGACACCTCGCCGCCGCGCTCGGCTTCGGGGCCGCGATCGGCCTGGAAAGGCAGTGGCGGGCCCGGATGGCAGGCCTGCGGACGAACGCCCTGGTGGCGGGCGGTGCGGCGCTGTTCGTGCTGCTCTCGCAGTACGGGTTCATCGGCGCCGTCTCGGAGGTCCAGTACGACGGCTCCCGGGTCGCGGCCCAGATCGTCTCGGGCATCGGCTTCCTCGGCGCCGGCGTCATCATGCGCGACGGGCTGAGCGTACGGGGCCTGAACACGGCCGCCACCCTGTGGTGTTCCGCGGCCGTGGGCTGCCTGGCCGGCACCGGGATGTTCGTCCTGGCCGCCTTCGGCACGGCGGGCGTGGTGGGGGCCAACCTCCTGCTGCGCCCGCTGGGCCGGCGCCTGGACCGCGAACCGCGCGGCGGCGCGGAGGTGGCCACCGATTTCCACTTCGAGGCCGTGTGCCTGGAGGCGGAGGAGGCCCACATCCGCCACCGGCTGGTCGACGCGCTCGGCCGGCCCGGCTACACGCTGCGCTCGATCCGCAGCCAGGACGGCCCGGGGGCCGGGCTGGTGACGGTGGCCGCGCTGCTGACCGCCGAGGGCGCGGTGGGGGGCCGGATGCTGGAGGAAGCGGTCAGCAACCTCTCGCTCGACCCCTCCGTCTCGGCGGTCAGCTGGTCGGTCGTGCCCGACCCCTCGGCCTGCGCTACTTGA
- a CDS encoding sugar ABC transporter permease, with amino-acid sequence MAQLANPSAPADAIPAVDPRLLVREQGLSGYLSEFGRKMKAGDLGSVPVVIGLVIIWAIFQGLNANFLSPENLTNIAITMVATGMMAVGIIFVLLLGEIDLSVGSVSGVSGAIFAVLAVTHGVNQWVAILAAVAGGALIGAIHGFFFARIGAPAFAVTLSGLLFWSGAMLQILGSNGTINIDPDGPVGQLTTYFFTDVAAGYGLAAVAVIGYFLASFFDNRRREAAGVPSRPMSEIALRTGLLALFTFGPAAVFNQYKGLPLAVVLFVLVLVGTDFLLRRTSFGRNVFALGGSVEASRRAGINVAGIRIAVFAIAGTFAAIGGLFWASKIAAANQSAGAGDLLMNVIAAAVIGGTSLFGGRGRTWNALLGVMVITSIQYGLALQGIATPIQYMITGAVLLATVVIDSVTRKTQKTAGRA; translated from the coding sequence GTGGCCCAGCTGGCCAACCCCTCCGCGCCGGCGGACGCCATCCCCGCGGTGGACCCGCGCCTGCTCGTGCGCGAGCAGGGCCTGTCCGGCTACCTGAGCGAGTTCGGCCGCAAGATGAAGGCCGGCGACCTGGGATCCGTCCCGGTCGTCATCGGCCTGGTCATCATCTGGGCCATCTTCCAGGGGCTGAACGCGAACTTCCTGTCCCCGGAGAACCTCACCAACATCGCGATCACGATGGTCGCCACCGGCATGATGGCCGTGGGCATCATCTTCGTGCTCCTGCTCGGCGAGATCGACCTCTCGGTCGGCTCCGTCAGCGGTGTCTCGGGTGCGATCTTCGCCGTCCTGGCCGTCACCCACGGGGTCAACCAGTGGGTGGCGATCCTGGCCGCGGTCGCCGGCGGCGCCCTGATCGGCGCAATCCACGGCTTCTTCTTCGCCAGGATCGGCGCACCGGCCTTCGCGGTCACCCTGTCGGGCCTGCTCTTCTGGTCCGGCGCCATGCTGCAGATCCTCGGCAGCAACGGCACGATCAACATCGACCCCGACGGTCCGGTGGGCCAGCTCACCACGTACTTCTTCACGGACGTGGCGGCCGGTTACGGCCTCGCCGCGGTCGCGGTGATCGGGTACTTCCTGGCCAGCTTCTTCGACAACCGCCGCCGCGAGGCCGCGGGGGTCCCGTCCCGCCCGATGAGCGAGATCGCCCTGCGCACGGGCCTGCTGGCCCTGTTCACGTTCGGCCCCGCCGCGGTGTTCAACCAGTACAAGGGCCTCCCGCTCGCGGTGGTGCTCTTCGTGCTGGTGCTGGTCGGCACGGACTTCCTCCTGCGCCGTACCTCGTTCGGCCGCAACGTCTTCGCGCTCGGCGGCAGCGTCGAGGCCTCCCGGCGTGCGGGCATCAACGTCGCCGGGATCCGCATCGCGGTCTTCGCCATCGCGGGCACCTTCGCCGCCATCGGCGGGCTCTTCTGGGCTTCCAAGATCGCGGCGGCCAACCAGAGCGCCGGCGCCGGCGACCTGCTGATGAACGTGATCGCGGCGGCCGTGATCGGCGGCACCAGCCTCTTCGGCGGCCGGGGCCGGACCTGGAACGCCCTCCTCGGTGTCATGGTCATCACCTCGATCCAGTACGGTCTGGCTCTCCAGGGCATCGCGACCCCGATCCAGTACATGATCACCGGTGCGGTTCTGCTGGCCACCGTGGTGATCGACTCGGTCACCCGCAAGACCCAGAAGACGGCCGGACGCGCCTGA
- a CDS encoding ATP-binding cassette domain-containing protein, whose product MVHVSAAPVLALRGVSKRFGAVQALTDVELEIHSGEVVALVGDNGAGKSTLVKTIAGVHPIDDGVIEWEGKPVSIGKPHDAQNLGIATVYQDLALCDNIDVVGNLFLGRELKRRGVLDEVEMERRARELLTTLSIRIPSVRIPIASLSGGQRQTVAIARSMLGEPKLVILDEPTAALGVEQTAQVLDLVERLRERGHAVILISHNMADVKAVADKVAVLRLGRNNGVFNVKDTSQEEIISAITGATDNAVTRRAARTGEAQK is encoded by the coding sequence ATGGTTCATGTGTCCGCTGCGCCCGTGCTGGCGTTGCGAGGGGTCTCGAAGCGATTCGGTGCCGTCCAGGCGCTCACCGACGTAGAGCTCGAGATCCATTCCGGCGAGGTGGTCGCCCTGGTCGGCGACAACGGCGCCGGCAAGTCCACGCTCGTCAAGACGATCGCCGGCGTCCACCCCATCGATGACGGAGTCATCGAGTGGGAAGGCAAGCCGGTCTCGATCGGCAAGCCCCACGACGCCCAGAACCTGGGCATCGCGACGGTCTACCAGGACCTCGCGCTGTGCGACAACATCGACGTCGTCGGCAACCTCTTCCTGGGCCGCGAGCTCAAGCGCCGCGGTGTCCTGGACGAGGTGGAGATGGAGCGCCGCGCCCGCGAGCTCCTGACCACCCTCTCCATCCGGATCCCCAGTGTCCGCATCCCCATCGCCTCGCTCTCCGGCGGCCAGCGCCAGACCGTGGCGATCGCCCGTTCGATGCTCGGCGAGCCCAAGCTCGTCATCCTCGACGAGCCCACGGCGGCCCTCGGCGTCGAGCAGACCGCCCAGGTCCTCGACCTGGTGGAGCGGCTGCGCGAGCGCGGCCACGCCGTCATCCTCATCAGCCACAACATGGCCGATGTGAAGGCCGTCGCCGACAAGGTGGCGGTCCTGCGGCTGGGCCGCAACAACGGCGTCTTCAACGTCAAGGACACGTCGCAGGAAGAGATCATCTCCGCCATCACGGGAGCCACGGACAACGCCGTGACCCGCCGCGCGGCCCGCACTGGGGAGGCTCAGAAGTGA
- the mgtA gene encoding magnesium-translocating P-type ATPase — MTMLTPRTPTTLAPPGKGRRERKAAELETRTRLAGERLAGFSARPGVQVLQELDASRSGLTHAEAALRLERHGANVVAHERAPRWWFQLAKAFWNPFIGVLVFLAAVMWWQDPADPGVVILSVMVGISGLLRFWQEFRSGRAADALKKLVTTTCAVQRRAGSGSAPTTFEVPMDRVVPGDVVKLAAGDLIPADLRLITSKDLMVGQAALSGESLPVAKADTRSEDFGPGVPPAERGGGTTDPVEADNLCLMGTSVTSGTATGVVVATGADTYFGSMAGSLVGERPQTNFDNGVRKVSFLLIRFMLVMVPVVFAVNGLTKGDWNEAFLFGIAVAVGLTPEMLPMVVSANLARGAVAMSQRKVVVKRLNAIQNLGAMDVLCTDKTGTLTEDRIVLDRYLDVHGDEDDEVLEYGYLNSHFQTGLKNLMDQAVIDRVDEAEEVVVDARFSMVDEIPFDFARRRMSVVLARNSIVGGPGRPEHVMITKGAVEEVLALCTHVRDRGETVELTDQLRWHVTRIAEDNNRRGLRVLAVATRTMESPHDTYSVADEDRLTLVGFLAFLDPPKADAARALAALADKGIAVKVVTGDNELVAARVCADVGIDVGHVVLGPETDALDDTALRALAARTTVFAKVNPVQKARIVRALQADGHTVGFLGDGINDAAALRDADVGISVDTAVDIAKESADIILLEKDLTVLEQGVIQGRTTFGNTIKYIKMTASSNFGNVFSVLVASAFIPFQPMLAIMLLVQNLVYDIAQLATPWDRMDEEYLRKPRNWDAKGIGRFMVCIGPISSVFDIAMFVIMWNVFAANSEAHQALFQSGWFIEGLLSQTLIVHMIRTRKIPFIQSRASWPVMVMTVLAVLTGLYLPFSPLASSLGFVALPASYFPWLIGVLLAYCTLTQFLKTLYIRRFGTWL; from the coding sequence ATGACCATGCTCACCCCCCGTACCCCCACCACGCTCGCACCGCCGGGCAAGGGCCGCCGCGAGCGCAAGGCGGCCGAGCTGGAGACCCGTACCCGGCTCGCCGGCGAGCGGCTCGCCGGATTCAGCGCCCGCCCCGGCGTGCAGGTGCTCCAGGAGCTCGACGCCTCCCGCAGCGGCCTCACCCACGCCGAGGCGGCTCTGCGCCTGGAGCGGCACGGCGCCAACGTCGTGGCCCACGAGCGCGCCCCGCGCTGGTGGTTCCAGCTGGCGAAGGCGTTCTGGAACCCCTTCATCGGCGTCCTCGTCTTCCTGGCCGCCGTCATGTGGTGGCAGGACCCCGCCGATCCGGGCGTCGTCATCCTCTCCGTGATGGTGGGGATCAGCGGACTGCTCCGCTTCTGGCAGGAGTTCCGCTCCGGCCGCGCCGCCGACGCGCTGAAGAAGCTCGTCACCACCACCTGCGCGGTGCAGCGCCGGGCCGGCAGCGGCTCCGCGCCGACCACCTTCGAGGTGCCCATGGACCGGGTGGTCCCGGGCGACGTGGTGAAGCTGGCCGCCGGCGACCTGATCCCGGCCGACCTGCGGCTCATCACCTCCAAGGACCTGATGGTCGGCCAGGCCGCACTGTCCGGCGAGTCCCTGCCGGTGGCCAAGGCCGACACGCGGTCCGAGGACTTCGGCCCGGGGGTCCCCCCGGCGGAGCGAGGGGGAGGGACCACGGACCCCGTGGAGGCCGACAACCTCTGCCTGATGGGGACTTCGGTCACCTCCGGCACCGCCACCGGCGTGGTCGTCGCCACCGGCGCCGACACCTACTTCGGCTCGATGGCCGGCTCCCTGGTCGGCGAGCGCCCGCAGACCAACTTCGACAACGGCGTGCGCAAGGTCAGCTTCCTGCTGATCCGCTTCATGCTGGTCATGGTCCCGGTCGTGTTCGCGGTCAACGGCCTCACCAAGGGCGACTGGAACGAGGCCTTCCTCTTCGGCATCGCCGTCGCCGTCGGGCTGACCCCCGAGATGCTGCCGATGGTGGTCTCCGCCAACCTGGCGCGCGGCGCGGTCGCCATGTCCCAGCGCAAGGTCGTCGTCAAGCGCCTCAACGCGATCCAGAACCTGGGCGCCATGGACGTGCTCTGCACGGACAAGACCGGCACCCTCACCGAGGACCGGATCGTCCTGGACCGCTACCTGGACGTGCACGGCGACGAGGACGACGAGGTCCTGGAGTACGGGTACCTCAACTCCCACTTCCAGACCGGTCTGAAGAACCTGATGGACCAGGCCGTCATCGACCGCGTGGACGAGGCCGAGGAGGTTGTCGTCGACGCACGGTTCTCGATGGTCGACGAGATCCCCTTCGACTTCGCCCGCCGCCGCATGTCCGTGGTCCTGGCCCGCAACAGCATCGTCGGCGGCCCCGGCCGCCCCGAACACGTCATGATCACCAAGGGTGCGGTGGAGGAGGTCCTGGCCCTGTGCACCCACGTGCGGGACCGCGGCGAGACGGTCGAGCTCACCGATCAGCTGCGGTGGCACGTCACCCGCATCGCCGAGGACAACAACCGCCGGGGCCTGCGCGTCCTCGCCGTCGCCACCCGCACGATGGAGAGCCCGCACGACACCTACTCCGTCGCGGACGAGGACCGGCTGACCCTGGTCGGCTTCCTCGCCTTCCTCGACCCGCCGAAGGCCGACGCCGCCCGGGCGCTCGCCGCCCTGGCCGACAAGGGCATCGCGGTCAAGGTCGTCACCGGCGACAACGAGCTCGTGGCCGCCCGGGTCTGCGCGGACGTCGGCATCGACGTCGGGCACGTGGTGCTCGGCCCCGAGACCGACGCCCTCGACGACACGGCGCTGCGCGCGCTGGCCGCCCGTACGACGGTCTTCGCCAAGGTCAACCCGGTCCAGAAGGCCCGGATCGTCCGGGCCCTGCAGGCGGACGGGCACACCGTCGGCTTCCTCGGGGACGGCATCAACGACGCGGCGGCGCTGCGCGACGCGGACGTCGGCATCTCCGTCGACACCGCGGTCGACATCGCCAAGGAGTCGGCGGACATCATCTTGCTGGAGAAGGACCTGACCGTCCTGGAGCAGGGCGTGATCCAGGGCCGGACCACCTTCGGCAACACGATCAAGTACATCAAGATGACGGCCTCGTCGAACTTCGGCAACGTCTTCTCGGTCCTGGTGGCGAGCGCGTTCATCCCGTTCCAGCCGATGCTCGCGATCATGCTGCTGGTGCAGAACCTGGTCTACGACATCGCCCAGCTGGCCACGCCGTGGGACCGGATGGACGAGGAGTACCTGAGGAAGCCCCGCAACTGGGACGCCAAGGGCATCGGCCGGTTCATGGTCTGCATCGGCCCGATCAGCTCGGTCTTCGACATCGCGATGTTCGTGATCATGTGGAACGTGTTCGCGGCGAACAGCGAGGCGCACCAGGCGCTGTTCCAGTCCGGCTGGTTCATCGAGGGCCTGCTCTCGCAGACCCTGATCGTCCACATGATCCGTACCCGGAAGATCCCGTTCATCCAGTCCCGCGCCTCCTGGCCGGTGATGGTGATGACGGTCCTCGCGGTGCTGACCGGGCTGTACCTGCCCTTCTCGCCGCTGGCCTCCTCGCTGGGCTTCGTGGCCCTGCCGGCGAGCTACTTCCCGTGGCTGATCGGCGTGCTGCTGGCGTACTGCACGCTCACGCAGTTCCTGAAGACCCTGTACATCCGCAGGTTCGGCACCTGGCTGTAG
- the dxs gene encoding 1-deoxy-D-xylulose-5-phosphate synthase: MLLTRIKGPRDLDRLSQEELDQLAAEIRSFLVDAVSKTGGHLGPNLGVVELTIALHRVFDSPKDKVLFDTGHQAYVHKLLTGRQDFGGLRSKGGLSGYPSRAESDHDVIENSHASTVLGWADGLAKANEVLGREDHHVAAVIGDGALTGGMAWEALNNIAAAKDRPLVIVVNDNERSYGPTIGGLANHLATLRTTDGYERFLARGKELLERTPVVGKPLFETLHGAKKGLKDFIAPQGMFEDLGLKYIGPIDGHDIEALESALQRAKRFSGPVIVHCLTQKGRGYTHAEQDEADRFHGIGPIHPDTGLPVKTAAASWTSVFADEMVKLGHERADIVGITAAMLHPVGLKKFADTFPDRIYDVGIAEQHAATSAAGLATGGVHPVFAVYATFLNRAFDQVLMDVALHKCGVTFVLDRAGVTGDDGASHNGMWDMSILQVVPGLRLAAPRDAEQLRAQLREAVEVKDAPTVVRYSKGVVGPAVPAVGKIGGMDVLRAPGAEVTRPDVLLVSVGALAPMCLEIADLLDKQGISTTVVDPRWVKPVDEALAPLAERHRVVVTVEDNGRTGGVGSAVAQALRDAGVDVPLRDFGIPQRFLDHALRKEIMAEIGLTAPDIARQVTGLVAKLDGRYDSEPAAAVD, translated from the coding sequence GTGCTGCTGACCCGCATCAAGGGACCGCGCGATCTGGACCGGCTCAGCCAGGAGGAGCTCGACCAGCTCGCCGCCGAGATCAGGTCCTTCCTCGTCGACGCCGTCTCCAAGACCGGCGGGCACCTCGGCCCCAACCTCGGGGTGGTCGAACTGACGATCGCCCTGCACCGGGTCTTCGACTCGCCCAAGGACAAGGTCCTCTTCGACACCGGCCACCAGGCCTACGTCCACAAGCTGCTCACGGGCCGCCAGGACTTCGGCGGACTGCGCAGCAAGGGCGGCCTGTCCGGCTACCCCTCGCGCGCCGAGTCCGACCACGACGTCATCGAGAACTCGCACGCCTCCACCGTGCTGGGCTGGGCCGACGGTCTGGCCAAGGCCAACGAGGTGCTCGGCCGCGAGGACCACCACGTCGCCGCCGTCATCGGCGACGGCGCGCTGACGGGCGGCATGGCCTGGGAGGCGCTGAACAACATCGCCGCCGCCAAGGACCGCCCGCTGGTCATCGTCGTCAACGACAACGAGCGCTCGTACGGCCCCACCATCGGCGGTCTCGCGAACCACCTGGCCACCCTGCGCACCACGGACGGCTACGAGCGCTTCCTGGCCCGCGGCAAGGAGCTCCTGGAGCGCACCCCGGTCGTCGGGAAGCCCCTCTTCGAGACCCTGCACGGCGCCAAGAAGGGCCTCAAGGACTTCATCGCCCCGCAGGGCATGTTCGAGGACCTGGGCCTGAAGTACATCGGCCCCATCGACGGCCACGACATCGAGGCCCTGGAGTCCGCCCTGCAGCGCGCCAAGCGCTTCAGCGGCCCGGTCATCGTGCACTGCCTCACCCAGAAGGGCCGGGGCTACACGCACGCCGAGCAGGACGAGGCGGACCGCTTCCACGGGATCGGCCCGATCCACCCGGACACCGGCCTGCCGGTCAAGACCGCCGCCGCCAGCTGGACCTCCGTCTTCGCCGACGAGATGGTCAAGCTCGGCCACGAGCGCGCGGACATCGTCGGCATCACCGCCGCCATGCTCCACCCGGTCGGCCTGAAGAAGTTCGCGGACACGTTCCCGGACCGGATCTACGACGTGGGCATCGCCGAGCAGCACGCCGCGACCTCCGCCGCGGGCCTCGCCACCGGCGGCGTCCACCCGGTCTTCGCGGTGTACGCGACCTTCCTCAACCGCGCCTTCGACCAGGTCCTCATGGACGTGGCCCTGCACAAGTGCGGGGTCACCTTCGTCCTGGACCGCGCCGGCGTCACCGGCGACGACGGCGCCTCCCACAACGGCATGTGGGACATGTCCATCCTCCAGGTCGTCCCCGGTCTGCGGCTCGCCGCCCCCCGCGACGCCGAGCAGCTGCGCGCGCAACTGCGCGAGGCCGTCGAGGTCAAGGACGCCCCGACCGTCGTGCGCTACTCCAAGGGCGTCGTCGGCCCGGCCGTCCCGGCCGTCGGGAAGATCGGCGGCATGGACGTGCTGCGCGCCCCGGGGGCCGAGGTCACCCGGCCGGACGTACTGCTCGTCTCGGTCGGCGCGCTCGCCCCGATGTGCCTGGAGATCGCCGACCTGCTCGACAAGCAGGGCATCTCCACGACCGTCGTCGACCCCCGCTGGGTCAAGCCCGTGGACGAGGCCCTGGCCCCGCTCGCGGAGCGGCACCGCGTGGTCGTCACGGTCGAGGACAACGGCCGTACCGGCGGCGTGGGCTCCGCCGTGGCGCAGGCCCTGCGCGACGCGGGTGTCGACGTACCGCTGCGCGACTTCGGCATCCCGCAGCGCTTCCTCGACCACGCCCTGCGCAAGGAGATCATGGCCGAGATCGGGCTGACCGCTCCGGACATCGCCCGGCAGGTCACGGGCCTGGTCGCCAAGCTGGACGGGCGCTACGACAGCGAGCCGGCGGCCGCCGTCGACTGA
- a CDS encoding substrate-binding domain-containing protein encodes MNTRMRRAAVAVAATAMAASLAACGSAKEAGEKPKASGSAAAGGAIKIGLLLPENQTARYEKFDKPLFEKKVAELTGGKAEVVYANAKQDATTQNSQVDTMITNKVNVLVVDAVDSKAIAGSVKKAKDAGIPVVAYDRLAEGPIDAYTSFDNEEVGKVQGKALLEALGDKAGSGQIVMMNGSVTDPNAALFKKGAHSVLDGKVTVGKEYDTKEWKPENANTNMAGAISAIGKDKIVGVYSANDGMAGGIITALKAAGMDPLPPVTGQDAELAGVQRIVAGEQFMSVYKPYAPEAEAAAKMAVALAKGEKLDGVTTSTVDSPTTKGVPSVLVPVVSLTKNNIKDTVIKDGVYTADEICTDKYAAACTTLGLK; translated from the coding sequence ATGAACACGCGTATGCGCAGAGCCGCCGTTGCCGTAGCCGCCACCGCCATGGCCGCTTCCCTTGCCGCCTGTGGCAGCGCCAAGGAGGCCGGCGAGAAGCCGAAGGCGTCCGGCTCCGCCGCCGCGGGTGGCGCGATCAAGATCGGTCTGCTCCTGCCGGAGAACCAGACCGCGCGTTACGAGAAGTTCGACAAGCCGCTCTTCGAGAAGAAGGTCGCCGAACTCACCGGCGGCAAGGCCGAGGTGGTCTACGCCAACGCCAAGCAGGACGCGACCACGCAGAACTCCCAGGTCGACACGATGATCACCAACAAGGTGAACGTCCTGGTCGTCGACGCGGTGGACTCCAAGGCCATCGCCGGCTCGGTCAAGAAGGCCAAGGACGCGGGCATCCCCGTCGTCGCCTACGACCGCCTCGCCGAGGGCCCGATCGACGCCTACACCTCCTTCGACAACGAAGAGGTCGGCAAGGTCCAGGGCAAGGCCCTGCTGGAGGCCTTGGGCGACAAGGCCGGCTCCGGCCAGATCGTCATGATGAACGGCTCGGTCACCGACCCGAACGCCGCCCTCTTCAAGAAGGGCGCGCACTCCGTCCTCGACGGCAAGGTGACCGTCGGCAAGGAGTACGACACCAAGGAGTGGAAGCCGGAGAACGCCAACACCAACATGGCGGGTGCGATCTCCGCGATCGGCAAGGACAAGATCGTCGGCGTCTACTCGGCCAACGACGGCATGGCCGGCGGCATCATCACCGCCCTCAAGGCGGCCGGCATGGACCCCCTGCCCCCGGTCACCGGCCAGGACGCCGAGCTCGCCGGTGTGCAGCGCATCGTCGCGGGTGAGCAGTTCATGAGCGTCTACAAGCCGTACGCCCCCGAGGCCGAGGCCGCCGCGAAGATGGCCGTCGCGCTCGCCAAGGGCGAGAAGCTGGACGGTGTCACCACCTCCACGGTCGACAGCCCCACCACCAAGGGCGTCCCGTCGGTCCTGGTCCCCGTCGTCTCGCTGACGAAGAACAACATCAAGGACACTGTCATCAAGGACGGCGTCTACACGGCCGACGAGATCTGCACCGACAAGTACGCGGCCGCCTGCACCACCCTCGGCCTGAAGTAG